A genomic region of Leptolyngbya sp. NIES-2104 contains the following coding sequences:
- the secD gene encoding protein translocase subunit SecD → MGRQRGLLLLILVLVLGSIYIIFDQRHFPALLGLDLRGGSQITIQVKPTAEIQKITSQQLEDVQRVIEGRINGLGVSEPLVQTAGEDQILVQLPGVNDPEQAERVLGGTAQLDFRAQKAGTEARLPIEQSIRQDLLKKQDELRKSGDEKAIAENQAAIKRSNDAIASLFDPPALVGKNLKNAFPESAPGSNSFSVGLQFDQEGGEKFAQLTKTLAGTGRSLGIFLDNGLISFPSVGAEFAQTGITGGGATITGRFTAQEATDLAVQLRGGALPLPVEVVENRTVGATLGRDSIQSSIYAGIGGLLLVLGFMIVYYRLPGVISAISLIIYSLLTYAGFKLLGVTLTLPGIAGFILSIGMAVDANILIFERTREELLAGKTLYRSVESGFFRAFSSILDSNVTTAIACIALIWFGSGLVKGFGVTLLLGVAISMFTAVTCSRTLMMYAITFPGLRKPAWFCPNLPKAKQSISETTS, encoded by the coding sequence ATGGGACGGCAGCGAGGATTACTTCTATTAATTTTAGTGTTGGTGCTTGGCTCGATCTATATCATCTTTGATCAGCGCCATTTTCCAGCATTATTGGGCTTGGATTTACGCGGTGGATCGCAAATCACGATTCAGGTTAAGCCTACCGCAGAAATACAGAAAATTACATCACAGCAGCTAGAAGATGTACAGCGGGTGATCGAAGGTCGGATTAACGGTTTGGGCGTATCGGAACCCCTCGTGCAAACAGCGGGCGAAGATCAGATTCTCGTTCAGTTGCCGGGTGTCAACGATCCAGAACAGGCTGAGCGAGTTTTGGGCGGTACAGCACAGCTTGATTTTCGGGCACAAAAGGCGGGAACCGAAGCAAGACTTCCGATCGAACAATCAATCCGTCAAGATCTCCTCAAGAAACAGGACGAACTCCGTAAATCTGGGGACGAAAAAGCGATCGCTGAAAATCAAGCGGCAATCAAACGCAGCAATGATGCGATCGCGTCTCTGTTCGATCCGCCTGCGCTCGTGGGTAAGAACCTGAAAAATGCTTTTCCTGAATCCGCTCCAGGCTCGAACTCGTTTAGCGTCGGATTGCAATTCGATCAAGAAGGCGGCGAGAAATTTGCTCAACTGACGAAAACTTTGGCGGGAACAGGTCGATCGCTCGGAATTTTTCTCGATAACGGTTTGATCAGCTTTCCAAGCGTTGGAGCCGAATTTGCTCAAACCGGAATTACAGGTGGCGGGGCGACGATCACGGGACGATTTACCGCTCAAGAAGCGACCGATTTAGCCGTACAGCTTCGCGGTGGTGCTTTACCGCTTCCGGTTGAAGTCGTAGAAAACCGAACCGTCGGCGCAACCCTCGGACGCGATAGTATTCAGAGCAGTATTTATGCGGGAATTGGCGGATTGCTGCTGGTACTCGGTTTCATGATCGTTTACTACCGTTTACCGGGCGTGATTAGTGCAATTTCGCTGATCATCTATTCGCTATTGACTTACGCCGGATTCAAACTGCTCGGTGTGACCTTGACGCTGCCTGGAATTGCTGGATTTATTCTCAGCATTGGGATGGCGGTCGATGCGAACATTCTAATCTTTGAGCGGACTCGCGAGGAATTGCTGGCAGGAAAAACGCTTTATCGATCGGTAGAATCCGGTTTCTTCCGCGCTTTCTCCAGCATTCTCGATAGTAACGTCACAACTGCGATCGCTTGTATCGCCCTGATCTGGTTCGGTTCAGGACTGGTCAAAGGATTTGGTGTCACCCTACTGTTAGGGGTTGCCATCAGTATGTTCACGGCTGTCACCTGTAGTCGAACACTGATGATGTACGCGATCACATTTCCGGGACTTCGCAAGCCTGC